The genomic interval CAACGCTGTGATCGACTGGGCCACCGGCTTCGTCGTGCCGCGAGGAGGAGACAAGTAGGATGGCACGAGCTGCCCACCCGCATGCGATGACGCCGTCGCGGCCGGGCTCGACGCGCACGGCACCGCCGATGATGCCGCCGAAGTTCCCGACGCAGGGCCGCTACTTCAGCTACACGCTCTTCGGAGCCACCGGCATCATCTATCTGGTGGCTGGCTTCGTGGCGCTGCGCGCCATCTGGGCCCTCGGCGAGGGTCCCGGCTCGTGGCAGGGCATGCTGGAGCAGCTGGGACACCCGCTCTACGTGGCCTTCCACGTGCTCGCGCTCGTCGCAGTCCTCTTCGTCGGCGTGCGCTTCTTCAGCCTGTTCCCGAAGGCCCAGCCGGCGAAGATCGGCCCGGCGAAGCCGCCGCCGGAGCCGGTCCTCTTGGCTGGGCTCTACGCCGCATGGATCGCGGTCGCGGGCGGACTGGCTCTGGTTCTCGCCGGGGGGATCTTCTGATGAAGACGTTGCTCTTGAAGCTCGAGCCCATCATCTGGCTGCTCTTCGGCCAGGGCATCATGATCGGAACCATGCTGCTCACCGCGTGGATCGCGGTGGTCGGCGTGGCCATCCCCCTCGGCATCATCTCTCCCGAAGCGCTGGCCTACGACCGCGCGATCGGCCTGGGCGGCAGCCTGATCGGCAAGATCGTCCTGTTCGGCCTGATCGCCCTCCCCCTCTGGAAGGGAGCCCACCACATGCGGCACCTTTCCCTCGACATGGGGGGACACGATCGCGACACCCTGGTCGCGCCGCTGCTCTACGGAGCGGCCGTGGTCGGGAGCGTGCTCGCGGTCGTCGCGGTGATTCGCCTGTAGCGAAATACGAGGCGTTCCCGACTCCCCGAAAGAGGAGAATCCGGATGCGCCCTCGCTCGCTGTTGGTCTGTGCGATCGCCCTGGTCTGGCTGCTACCGGCGGCCGCCGGCGCAGTCGAGGCCCTCGAGAAGCCGGGGATCGCCCGCAAGGCGGCCCGCGGCTTCGGCAACCTGGCCACCTGCTACCTCGAGTGGCCCGGAACCATCTACGAGATGTCGAAGGAGCGTGGGCCGGTCTGGGGCGCCAGCCTCGGTTTCGTCGAAGGCCTCGGCAAGACGATTCCGCGGGCCTTCGTCGGTCTCTACGAGTTCCTCTCATCGCCGGTCGAATACCCGGCAAAGTGGAGGCCGATCCTCGAGCCCGAATTCACCTGGCAGTACTTCGAGGACGTCTACGAGCCCTGGTTCGCGACGACGGAGGGCACCGAGCCCCAACCGATCGCGCGGACCACGACACACGCGCGCTCCTAGTCCGACGCCTCCTCGAGGGCGAACGCGAGCCGGTACAGCGTCGCCTCGTCCCAGTGGCGGCCCACGAGCATGGCGCCGATCGGCAGCCCGTCGTCGTCGCCGCAGGGCACGCTGATGGCCGGGTGATGCGTCGCATCGAAGGGCTGGGTATTCGGACTCGTCTCGGCGGCGCGCGCGAAGGTCTCGAGGATGTTCGCGCCGGGAGCCGGGAGCGGTGAAGCGACCCCAGGACAGGTCGGTAGCAGGAGCGCGTCGAAGCCCTCGAGGCCCGCGTCGTACTCGGCGCGGAGCCGTCGCGCCTGATTCGCCGCAGCCGCGTAGTAGCGGGTCCCGGCTTCGGCTTCGATGTGCGCCCCGGCCAGGGTGAGCAGCTTCGCGAGTGGAGACATCGCGTCGGCGTGGTCACGCCACTGGGACATGCGCCTGCCGAACTCGGGCGGGTAGATGTCGGGCCGACCCGTTCCCATCCCCTCGCCGGCGAGCACGGTTCGGAACATGCCCTGGGCGAGCAACGGCAGTGTCAGGGTGCCGGCTTCCGCGTGGGCGGGAATCGAGCGCTCCTCGACCCGCGCGCCGAGCTGCTCGAGCCGATCGGCTGCGCGTCGCACCGCTTCGACGACCACGGGCTGAGCCCCCGGCGCCTCGAAGCCCTCGCGCAGCAGGGCAATGCGCCGCCCCCGCACCCCCTCCTCGAGCCCGGCGAGATAGTCGGCCGCGGGCGCGCCTGACTGGCGCATGTCGATGCCATCGGGACCCGCCATCACCGCGAGCATCCGCGCGTTGTCCCGGACGTTCGCGGTGATCGGACCCGTGTGGTCGAGTGAGGGTTCGATCGGCGCGATCCCCGTATAGGGAACCAACCCCCAGGTGGGCTTCATCCCCACCACACCGCACAGCGCCGCGGGAATCCGAATCGAGCCCCCCTGGTCGCCACCGATCGCCAGCTCGACATCGCCTGCCGCCACCAGCGCAGCCGAACCCGAGGAGGAGCCTCCCGCCGAGTAGCCGCGCCGGCGCGGGTTGTGCACCGGCCCGGCGAAGTTGGTGAAGCTACCGCCGGAGAGACACAGGTCTTCACAGTGCGCCTTCCCGAGCAAGGTCGCGCCCGCCTCCAGCAGTCGCGCCACGATCGTCGCGTCGATCTCGGCGACATAGCCCTCGAGGATCGCGCTGCCGTTGAGCAGCGGCAGCCCGGCCACCATCACGTTGTCCTTCGCTGCGAAGCGCAGGCCCGCCAACGGTCCGTCCTGGTGGGTCCGGATCTCACAGCGGGCGTACCAGGCTCCGTGCGAATTCTCGGCTTCGCTCGGCTCCCACCAGGAGCGCCCCTCGGGCACCGCAGGGAGCGCACTCGGCGCGTTGTCGATCTCCGCGAAGCTCCCGATCGAGCCGAGCATCAAGGAGCGATACGCCTCGACCTCCTCGTCCGAAAGCGACATGCCCAGGCGCTCGCCCAACGCGCGCAACGCATCCGGGCTCGGGAGTTCCAGGGTTCCGGTCTCGCTCATGTGGTCGCTCCGTCGTCGATCGGTCGCGGCACGTCGACCGTGAGCGATCCGCGATCGCCCTTCCCTTCCCATTCGCCTACGAGCCGCGCCGCACCCTCGCGACGCAACACGGCTCGCCGCGGACGACTCCTCGCCACGAGTTCGTAGCGGCCGTCGTCCTGGCGTTCCCCGGCAAAGACAACGGCTCCGCCGTCGTCCCAATAGGTGAGCAGCAGGGTGCCGCCCTGCAACTCGAGATCCGCGTCGTCGTCGATGTCCGGGGCGCGGCCGTCGTCGAAGCCGGCGACGACGCGACATCCCTCGACACGCATTCGCTCGGGTCCGCTCATCGTCGGGAACGTACGCGGCGTCCAGGGCGGGTGCTACGTTGCCGCGCGTGCCGGGCCGAGTCCTCGAAGGGTTGCGAATTCTCGATCTCACCCGCGTCGTCGCGGGCCCGTTCGCCACCGCGGTCCTCGCCGACCTCGGCGCCGACGTCGTCAAGATCGAGCGGCCGAAGACCGGGGACGACTACCGCTACGGCCCGTCTCCAAAGGGCGAAACATCCCTGTCGTTCCAGAACACGAACCGGGGGAAGCGCGGCATCACCCTCGACCTGCGACGCGAAGAGGGTCGCGCGCTCTTCCTCCGCCTCGTCGAGAGCGCCGATGCCGTAGTCGAGAACTTTCGCGCGGGCTGGCTGTCCCGACAGGGCCTGGGCCCCGACATAATCCAGGCCCGCAATCCCCGCTGCGTCGTGGCATCGCTCTCGGGCTTCGGCCAGACGGGCCCGGCCGCGGGCCGCGCTTCGTACGACATCGTCGCCCAGGCGAGCGGGGGCCTGATGGCGATGACCGGGTTCCCCGACGGTCCTCCGACGCGGGGCGGAGGCGCCCTGGCCGACTACGTCGGTGGGCTCTTCCTCGGGCTCGGGTTGGTCGCGGCCCTGCTGGAGCGCAACCAGACCGGCGTCGCGCGCGTGCTCGACCTCTCGAACCAGGACGCGATCTTCGCCATCACCGATTCGGTCGCCACGATCCACCACGGCATCGGCGCAACGACCGAACGCCTCGGCAACCAGCATCCGTTCGCATCGCCCTACGACGCCCACGCCACGCGCGACGGCTGGGTGGTCATCGCGACCGCGAGCAACAAACTCTTCCGCGCACTCTGCGAAGCCATCGGCCGCCCGGAGATGGGCACCGACGAGCGCTACCGCAGCCATCGCGACCGGGCGCGCAACCGGGTCGAACTCAATGCCACGATCGGGGATTGGATGCGCGAGCGCTCGAGCGCGGAGGTGCTCGGCGTTCTCGGCCCCGAGGGCGCCGACCTACCCTGCGCGCGGGTCGAACCGCCGGAAGCGCTCACCCAGGATCCGCAGCTCGTCGCGCGCGGGATGATCGAACGCCACGCGCATCCGACCCTCGGCGAGGTGCTCTTCCACGGAAACCCGCTGCAGTTCAGCGGGGCAGAGGGGCGAGCGCGCGCACTCGCTCCGGATCTCGGCGAGCACAATGCAGAACTCTTCGCCGAGCTCGAAGTGTCCCCGGAGGAGCTGCGGAAGCTGTCGGAAGACGGCGTGATCTAACGCTTTTCTGGCTTTATCGCGCCTTTTTTCGAGCGGGCGCTTGACCCGCCCCTGCCCGTTCTTAGGGTTCTCTCGTTCGAATGCACGGCCGGTGTCTCGGCCGAAGCGAACCGGCGCCCCCCGCACGGCGGGCGCTCTGGGGCGCGAATGCGCTCCCGATCTCGCGACGCCACCCGTCCATCTGCATCTCGAATTCGATAGGAGGCAACAATGAAGACCCATGTACTCGTTCCCCGACGCCGAACCCTCGCGCCCGCGCTGGCGTGGAATCACTTCGACCGCGTCTTCGACTCGTTCTGGAAGGACTTCGGCAACCAGACACCGGTATCGCGACCGACGTCTCTGAAGCCGCGGGTGGATTTCAAGGAAACCGAGACCGAAATGGTCGTCGCGGCCGAGATGCCCGGCCTCGAAGAGGAGAACATCTCCGTGTCCTTCGAGGAGGGCGTCCTCACGCTGCGCGGTGAACACGCCGCCGAGGAAGCCGAGACCGATGCCGAGGGGGCGCGCCACGTGGAGACCGCGCGGGGCACCTTCGAGCGCCGACTCCGGTTCCATGCCGAGGTCGACGCTGACGCCATCAAGGCGGTGTACAAGGCGGGCATCCTGACCGTCACGCTGCCCAAGGTGCCCGAGGCGAAGCCCGAGGTACACACCATCCCGGTGACCTCCTCATAGAGATCTCTGCGCTTCATCGCAACGCCTCCTCGCGGCGGTGCGGCGGACCGAACCCCGGTCCGTCGCGTCCGTCGCGAGGTGGCTCAGCGGGCGTCGTGAAAGATGACGCCGAGCGCCAGCCGCTCCCCGTCGTGGAGCGGGCTCATCCCATGGCGGAGCGACGCCCGGAAGACGCCACGCGCGCCCTCCACCGGCCGCTCCTGGGTCGGGAACACCAGCGCTTCGCCCTGGGCGAGCGCCAAGGCGCTTCCCCGAGACTGCTGGCGTGGGCGGTTCTCGACGAGCAGGAACTCGCCGCCGGTGAAGTCGCGCTGCGGCCGACTCAACAGCAGCACCACCTGCAGCGGGAACGCGACCTGCCCGTAGAGATCCTGGTGGAGGTTGTTCCAGCCTCCCGCGCGATACCGGAGCAAGAGCGGCGTCGGACGAGCCTGTCCCTCGGCACGGCAGCGCCGAAGGAAGGCCGGCAAACGCGGCTCGAAGCGATCGGGCCGTCCGAAGCGCTCCTGCCAATCGTTCGCGATGCGCGCGAGGGCGGGGTAGAGCGTTCGACGCAGATGCGCCACGACATCGGGCAGGGGAGCGTCGAAGTAGCGGTACTCCCCGCTCCCGAACCGGTGCGCGTCCATCGAGACCGTCTTGCGAAACGACGCATCGCGGTCGTAGAGGCCGGCGAGCCGTCGGCACTGGCGGGCGTCGAGCAGCTTGCCGAGTCGGGCGTAGCCCCAGGTATCGAGTTGCGCCTGGGCGCGGCGCCAGTCGATGCGATCGACGCGTGCGTCGAGGCGCGCGCTCTCGCTGCGTTCGTCGGCGGCTCCTTGGGTCACGGCCGCAAGGATGACGCCCCTGTCGCCGCTTGTCCCCAGACGGGGGCTCCGACGTCCGAAATCCGCGTACCCGGAGACCACCGCCCCGCGCGGGAGCTACCCTGGAACCCATGGATCGACGCGATCGCATCGAGAGTCGTCTTCGAGACGGACTGGCCGCCTCCCACGTCGACGTGGAAGACGAGAGCCACCTGCATGCGGGCCACGCCGGCGCCAAGGAAGGTGGCGGGCACTTCCGAGCGACGATCGTCTCCGAGCGTTTCGACGGCCTCGGCCGGGTTGCCCGCCAGCGACTCGTGTTCGACCTACTGGCCGACGAGATGCGGGGCGACATTCACGCCCTTTCGATGCGGACCTTCACCGCAGACGAGTGGGCCGAAGCCGACGGCTAGACCGGTTTCAGCAGAACGGTTTCAGCAGAACTCGCTCGACCACTGCTCGAGCGAAACGCTGAAACCCGCGGCGTTGCGATGTCCGCCGCCGTCGTAGCCCTCGGCAATCGACGCGACGTCGACGTCGCCGATCGAATAGATCGAGGCGTCGACGGTACGTCCGTTGAGTCGATAGACGAGGCCGATGGCGTGGCCGTAGGCCGCGCGCTTGGCGAGCTCGTGGCCGATGTGACTGCGCTGGTGGGGGGCGTTCACGGCCTCGACGCGATGGCCGGCGACGGTGACGGGATGCGCACTCAGGAGCGAGCGGCGGACGTCGGCGCGTTGGGCCCGCAGGATCGGCTCTCCCTCACCCGCCAGCACCTCGGCACCCCGCGCGTCGAGCTCGTCCCAGATCGCGAACTCGCGCCGGTGGGAACCGATCGCTGCGTTCACCTCCGCCGAGCGGGGCAGCGCCCAGTTCCAGAGGTCCTGGTCTTCGACGTATGCGAGCAGGGGCGGGAGCTGCGTTCCGGGGTGAAAGTACTGCCACGCCAGCACCGCCCCGGAGTGGCCGAGATCGAAGCGCACCTCGTGCCCGTTCTCGACGACGAGGTTCTCGGCGCCAGGATCCGAGGCGTATCGCTCCTGGGCCGAGATGTGGTGGTCCAAGACGACGACGCGGGCGGCCACTGGCGCCAAGCCCCGCAACTCCTCGTTGCTCGGCGCGATGTCGACGAAGACGACTTCGTGACCCGCGTGGGCACTCGGGTCGAGGACGTCGTTGTGGCCCCGTGCGACGTAGCGGGCGTCCTCGCCCCAGTGGCGCCAGACGGACCAGGCAGCACCGAAGCCGTCGGGACACCCGGCGTGGAAGTAGCAAGTGCGATTCACGAGGCCAGCGTAGCCCAGCCGACGCTGGCGACGGTCGGGCATGCTGGGCGGGACGGCAGCGCCGGGTGCGTTAGCGTGGCGTGCGAGAACCTCCGATGATTCCCAAGCCCCGCCATACCGCCCACGTGGCCGTTCCGTTGCCGGTGCCCGTCGACCCTGCAGAGGCCCTCGAGCGCCTGCGGGGCCTGCGCTGCCCCTGGCTCCTGGAGAGCGCCCTCGAGAACGACGACACCGGACGCTTCTCGTTCGTCGGCGCGGACCCCTACGCGATGCTCCAGCACCGCGACGGCGAGAACGCATGGCTCTGCCATCGAGCGGTCTATCCGGGCTTGCGCACGGGCAGGACGCGCGTGCCCGGCCCGACCCTGGACGCGTTGCGCAGCGTGTTGCCATCGGCACCGCCGGATGCTCCTCCCTACCCGTTCTGCGGCGGAGCGGTCGGCTACTTCGGATACGAACTCGCTGAGCAGCTCGACGTGCATCGGGTCCAGACGATCGACGACCTCGCTCTCCCCGAGGCCCAATGGCTCTTCGTCGATGCGCTGGTGGTCTTCGATCATCGCCAGGGAACGGCCGAGATCTCGGCCCTCGGGTTCGGCGACGAACGCGACCCGGCAGAGCGTCGCGCCCGGGAAGCCGCCGCGCGTCTGGCACGACAGCTCGAGGCACCGACCTCACAGCGACGCGCCTACGCGTTCGGATCCTCGGCCGGTGGACGTCACAGCGCGCTCGACCTGTCCCGGTACCACAAGGCGTTCCACGAGGTGGGAGATGCGATCGCCGCCGGCGAGCTCTACCAGGCCTGCCTCACCTACCGGATCGACCGGCCCTTCCACGGCGATCCCTGGGACTTCTACCGGACCCTGCGCGAAGGCGACCCGGCTCCGTTCGCGGCCTACCTCGAGCTTCCCGGCGTCACGGTCGCCGGCAACTCACCGGAGCGCTTCCTCCGCGTGGACGACGAGGGTCGGATCGAGAGCCGCCCGATCAAGGGCACCGCGCCCCGCGGAGCGACACCCGAGGAAGACACGGCGCTTGGCGAAGGGCTCCTCGAGTCCGAGAAGGATCGGGCCGAGAACGTGATGATCGTCGACCTGGTCCGCAACGACCTGGGCCGCGTCTGTGAAGTGGGCAGCGTCCGGGTCCCCCACTTGTTCTCGATCGAACCATACGGGTCCGTGTTCCAGATGGTCTCGACCGTCACCGGGCAGCTCCGAATGGAGTGCGATGCTCTGCACGCCGTCGCTGCCGCCTTCCCACCGGGCTCGATGACGGGAGCCCCGAAGCTCGCCGCCATGCAGCTGCTCGATCGACTCGAGGACGTACGTCGGGGCATCTATTCCGGGGCCATTGGCTACCTCGACCCACGAGGCCATACGGACTTGTCCGTCGTCATTCGCACGGCCTTCTTTCGGGAAGGGCGCGCCTATCTGCACACGGGCGGCGGCCTGGTCGCCGACTCGTCGGCCGAGCAGGAATACGCCGAGACCCGCGACAAGCTCCGATCGCTCCTCGCAGCGCTGTACGCCTGCGACGTCGAAACGTCCTAGTCGCGGTTCGCGAAGAAGAGCCCCGTGTTCGCGTGCCGACTCGAGGGTTCGGTGGCGACCCGAAACCCGGCCGTCTCCAAGAGAGCGCGGAAGTTCCCGATGCGCGTGCGCGGATCGTCCGGGTCGACGTCGTGGTACTCGCCGACGATGCGCGAGACGCGAGACAGGAGCTCCGGCGGTGCCGCGCCGAGGATGTCGTACTCGGCGCCCTCCACGTCGATCTTCAGCAGATCGCAATGCTCGATGCCGTGTTCGTCGAAGAGCGCCTCGAGCGTCGTCACGGGCACCTCGACTTCGCTGTCCAACAGTTCCGGCGCGAGGTTGGAGAACTGGGTAGACCGCCCACCGAGCTTGCCGCCTTCTGCGAGGTGCAGACGCAGGGTTCCGGTGCGGGCCCCCGCGGCCTCGGGAACTGCGACCGCGTCCTTCGCATCGGCCAGGTTCCGTCGGAGCAGCTCGAAATTGTGGGGGTCGGGCTCGTAAGCGATCAGCCGATCGACCCGCGGAAGGATCCGACAGCTGAAGCAACCCACGTTCGCGCCCAGGTCGACGACGGTTCCCCAGCGACCGGGGACCTCATCGAGGCGATACTCGTCGCGCAGGAAGATGCGATCGAACACGTGGTAGTCCGAGTACCCTCCGCGCAGCCAGAGCCGGCGGCCGTCACGGAAACGCACCTCGATTTCGCCCTCGCGCTGCCGCCGCGCTCGACGCACTTCAGCCGGGTTCTCGAGGAGGCGGTGCAGACGCCAAACGTCGCCAAGACGGGAGAGTTTCAATCGATGCTCCATGGACAGGACCCACGACGGTGGGGCCAGACACTGGGGTATGATGCCCAGTCCCGAAATTGGCAACAGGAGAATCGAATGGGTCCCCTCCACGGCGTACGCATCCTCGAATTCGCGGGCATCGGCCCCGGCCCGTTCGCGGCCATGATGCTCTCGGACATGGGGGCCGACATCCTGCGCCTCGACCGCGCCGGATCGGTCAAGGACCCGACGCCGGCAGGGGCCTCGAAGGACCTCCTGAACCGCGGACGTCGCAGCATCGGTCTCGATCTCAAGAGCGCGGAGGGCATCGAGACGGCGCTGCGCCTGATCGAGAGCGCCGATGCCGTGATCGAGGGATACCGACCGGGGGTCATGGAGCGTCTCGGATTGGGTCCGGAGATCTGCCTCGAACGCAACCCACGCCTGGTCTACGGACGCATGACGGGCTGGGGCCAGGACGGCCCGATGGCCCACGCCGCCGGCCACGACATCAACTACGTCGCCCTGGCAGGTTCCCTCGCGCCGCTGGGTCGCGCTGGCGAGCGCCCCACGGCGCCGATCAACCTGATCGGAGACTTCGGGGGCGGCGGCATGCTGCTCGCCTTCGGAGTCGCTTGCGCCCTGGTCGAGCGGGGCGCGTCGGGGAAGGGCCAGGTGGTCGACGCCGCGATGGTCGACGGGTCGGCGCTGTTGATGACGATGATCCACTCGATGCGCCAGATTGGTGTCTGGCAGGAGAAGCGCGGGACCAACCTGCTCGATACCGGCGCCCACTTCTACGACACCTTCGAGACCGCCGACGGCAAGTACGTGTCGATCGGTTCCATCGAGCCCCAGTTCTACGCCGAACTCCTCGAGAAGACCGGCCTCGCTGGCGAGGAACTGCCGGGCCAGATGGACCGCGCCGAGTGGCCGGCCCTGAAGGAACGCCTCGAGAAGATCTTCAAGACGAAGACCCGCGACCAGTGGTGCGAGATCATGGAGGGCAGCGACGTCTGCTTCGCGCCGGTGCTCGAGATGAGCGAGGCACCCGATCATCCCCACAACCGGGCACGCGAAACCTTCGTCGAGCTCGAGGGCATGGTGCAGCCCGCGCCGGCTCCCCGCTTCAGCCGCACTGCACCTGGGATCTCCCGACCGCCGTCCCACCCGGGACAGCACACCGACGAGGCCCTCGCCGATTGGGGCTTCGAGGCGAGCGAGCTCGCCGCCCTGCGCGAAAAGGGGGCGATCCGTTAGCCCCCCGGAACGCGCTATCTTGGGGAGCGCGCCATTCGGAGAGACCATGCCCGCGCCGCGCGAGATTCCGATCCGGAAGCCCCGCTTCGCGATCGAGGAAGCCCCGACCGACTGGTTCGGCGGCAACGTCTTCGCGAGCCACGTGTTCGACGCGCTCTCTTCCACGTTCCCGGACGGCGAGGCCTTCTTCGTCAAGTCGGTCCAGCGCTTCCGAGGGGAGATCGACGATCCCGCCCTCGCCGAGGCGGTCCGCAGCTTCTCCGGCCAGGAAGCCCAGCACCGCCACCAGCACGACCAGCACGTCGCACTGCTCGTCGAGCGCGGCTACCCCGCACTCGAGACCCGCAACCGCGTCATGCGCGCGGCCAACGCATTCTTCGTACGGCGCCTCCCGCGTACGGCACTGGCTTCCACCGCCGCCGTCGAGCACCTGACGGCGCTGCTGGCGCGCCGCCTCCTCCGCGAGGAGGGCGCCTTCTGTCGGGACATGCATCCGCGCATGGTCGAGCTCTGGCAGTGGCACGCCCTCGAAGAGTCCGAGCACAAAGCCGTCGCCTTCGAGGTCCTGGAACAGGTGGCCCCGGCCTATCCACGACGCGCCTTCGCGTTGATCGGCAACAGCATCGGCCTCGCCTTCGAGGTGCTGGACCGGACCGTCTATATGCTCTGGAAAGACGGCCTGCTCTTCCGGCGCGACGTCT from Myxococcota bacterium carries:
- the frdD gene encoding fumarate reductase subunit FrdD produces the protein MKTLLLKLEPIIWLLFGQGIMIGTMLLTAWIAVVGVAIPLGIISPEALAYDRAIGLGGSLIGKIVLFGLIALPLWKGAHHMRHLSLDMGGHDRDTLVAPLLYGAAVVGSVLAVVAVIRL
- a CDS encoding exosortase system-associated protein, TIGR04073 family — protein: MRPRSLLVCAIALVWLLPAAAGAVEALEKPGIARKAARGFGNLATCYLEWPGTIYEMSKERGPVWGASLGFVEGLGKTIPRAFVGLYEFLSSPVEYPAKWRPILEPEFTWQYFEDVYEPWFATTEGTEPQPIARTTTHARS
- a CDS encoding amidase, which codes for MSETGTLELPSPDALRALGERLGMSLSDEEVEAYRSLMLGSIGSFAEIDNAPSALPAVPEGRSWWEPSEAENSHGAWYARCEIRTHQDGPLAGLRFAAKDNVMVAGLPLLNGSAILEGYVAEIDATIVARLLEAGATLLGKAHCEDLCLSGGSFTNFAGPVHNPRRRGYSAGGSSSGSAALVAAGDVELAIGGDQGGSIRIPAALCGVVGMKPTWGLVPYTGIAPIEPSLDHTGPITANVRDNARMLAVMAGPDGIDMRQSGAPAADYLAGLEEGVRGRRIALLREGFEAPGAQPVVVEAVRRAADRLEQLGARVEERSIPAHAEAGTLTLPLLAQGMFRTVLAGEGMGTGRPDIYPPEFGRRMSQWRDHADAMSPLAKLLTLAGAHIEAEAGTRYYAAAANQARRLRAEYDAGLEGFDALLLPTCPGVASPLPAPGANILETFARAAETSPNTQPFDATHHPAISVPCGDDDGLPIGAMLVGRHWDEATLYRLAFALEEASD
- a CDS encoding CoA transferase, with the protein product MPGRVLEGLRILDLTRVVAGPFATAVLADLGADVVKIERPKTGDDYRYGPSPKGETSLSFQNTNRGKRGITLDLRREEGRALFLRLVESADAVVENFRAGWLSRQGLGPDIIQARNPRCVVASLSGFGQTGPAAGRASYDIVAQASGGLMAMTGFPDGPPTRGGGALADYVGGLFLGLGLVAALLERNQTGVARVLDLSNQDAIFAITDSVATIHHGIGATTERLGNQHPFASPYDAHATRDGWVVIATASNKLFRALCEAIGRPEMGTDERYRSHRDRARNRVELNATIGDWMRERSSAEVLGVLGPEGADLPCARVEPPEALTQDPQLVARGMIERHAHPTLGEVLFHGNPLQFSGAEGRARALAPDLGEHNAELFAELEVSPEELRKLSEDGVI
- a CDS encoding Hsp20/alpha crystallin family protein — encoded protein: MKTHVLVPRRRTLAPALAWNHFDRVFDSFWKDFGNQTPVSRPTSLKPRVDFKETETEMVVAAEMPGLEEENISVSFEEGVLTLRGEHAAEEAETDAEGARHVETARGTFERRLRFHAEVDADAIKAVYKAGILTVTLPKVPEAKPEVHTIPVTSS
- a CDS encoding 2OG-Fe(II) oxygenase; amino-acid sequence: MTQGAADERSESARLDARVDRIDWRRAQAQLDTWGYARLGKLLDARQCRRLAGLYDRDASFRKTVSMDAHRFGSGEYRYFDAPLPDVVAHLRRTLYPALARIANDWQERFGRPDRFEPRLPAFLRRCRAEGQARPTPLLLRYRAGGWNNLHQDLYGQVAFPLQVVLLLSRPQRDFTGGEFLLVENRPRQQSRGSALALAQGEALVFPTQERPVEGARGVFRASLRHGMSPLHDGERLALGVIFHDAR
- a CDS encoding BolA family protein; amino-acid sequence: MDRRDRIESRLRDGLAASHVDVEDESHLHAGHAGAKEGGGHFRATIVSERFDGLGRVARQRLVFDLLADEMRGDIHALSMRTFTADEWAEADG
- the pabB gene encoding aminodeoxychorismate synthase component I; this translates as MIPKPRHTAHVAVPLPVPVDPAEALERLRGLRCPWLLESALENDDTGRFSFVGADPYAMLQHRDGENAWLCHRAVYPGLRTGRTRVPGPTLDALRSVLPSAPPDAPPYPFCGGAVGYFGYELAEQLDVHRVQTIDDLALPEAQWLFVDALVVFDHRQGTAEISALGFGDERDPAERRAREAAARLARQLEAPTSQRRAYAFGSSAGGRHSALDLSRYHKAFHEVGDAIAAGELYQACLTYRIDRPFHGDPWDFYRTLREGDPAPFAAYLELPGVTVAGNSPERFLRVDDEGRIESRPIKGTAPRGATPEEDTALGEGLLESEKDRAENVMIVDLVRNDLGRVCEVGSVRVPHLFSIEPYGSVFQMVSTVTGQLRMECDALHAVAAAFPPGSMTGAPKLAAMQLLDRLEDVRRGIYSGAIGYLDPRGHTDLSVVIRTAFFREGRAYLHTGGGLVADSSAEQEYAETRDKLRSLLAALYACDVETS
- a CDS encoding FkbM family methyltransferase — protein: MKLSRLGDVWRLHRLLENPAEVRRARRQREGEIEVRFRDGRRLWLRGGYSDYHVFDRIFLRDEYRLDEVPGRWGTVVDLGANVGCFSCRILPRVDRLIAYEPDPHNFELLRRNLADAKDAVAVPEAAGARTGTLRLHLAEGGKLGGRSTQFSNLAPELLDSEVEVPVTTLEALFDEHGIEHCDLLKIDVEGAEYDILGAAPPELLSRVSRIVGEYHDVDPDDPRTRIGNFRALLETAGFRVATEPSSRHANTGLFFANRD
- a CDS encoding CaiB/BaiF CoA-transferase family protein; protein product: MGPLHGVRILEFAGIGPGPFAAMMLSDMGADILRLDRAGSVKDPTPAGASKDLLNRGRRSIGLDLKSAEGIETALRLIESADAVIEGYRPGVMERLGLGPEICLERNPRLVYGRMTGWGQDGPMAHAAGHDINYVALAGSLAPLGRAGERPTAPINLIGDFGGGGMLLAFGVACALVERGASGKGQVVDAAMVDGSALLMTMIHSMRQIGVWQEKRGTNLLDTGAHFYDTFETADGKYVSIGSIEPQFYAELLEKTGLAGEELPGQMDRAEWPALKERLEKIFKTKTRDQWCEIMEGSDVCFAPVLEMSEAPDHPHNRARETFVELEGMVQPAPAPRFSRTAPGISRPPSHPGQHTDEALADWGFEASELAALREKGAIR
- a CDS encoding metal-dependent hydrolase codes for the protein MPAPREIPIRKPRFAIEEAPTDWFGGNVFASHVFDALSSTFPDGEAFFVKSVQRFRGEIDDPALAEAVRSFSGQEAQHRHQHDQHVALLVERGYPALETRNRVMRAANAFFVRRLPRTALASTAAVEHLTALLARRLLREEGAFCRDMHPRMVELWQWHALEESEHKAVAFEVLEQVAPAYPRRAFALIGNSIGLAFEVLDRTVYMLWKDGLLFRRDVWRDGLRFLFGADGLFRGLGPDYRAWYRRDFHPDQIDDSALLAEWREKIAA